From the Glandiceps talaboti chromosome 10, keGlaTala1.1, whole genome shotgun sequence genome, one window contains:
- the LOC144441452 gene encoding uncharacterized protein LOC144441452: MNVYGSNPNMYGKFVIVCVLVTILNIVHPSQAEIDFALTSYEVTAPAVVSYRLGEYVIINATVKVKNEGTDDVSSGETNHFDMRLYFSNDMDLEDATMKTPRTGISVDVDESDKLKGDYPGSTYTPPSPAQNITFSANVSMPANNCTKYSHLCASLKISVNTNDGDASNEFKCLALTAQPPLGAGFRDCRPSSSSLLLPSLYNVVILGFLLPILIVMV, encoded by the exons ATGAACGTTTACGGATCCAATCCAAACATGTATGGTAAATTCGTGATTGTGTGCGTGCTGGTGACGATATTAAACATCGTACACCCATCCCAGGCTGAAATAG ATTTTGCACTTACATCTTACGAAGTGACAGCGCCCGCTGTTGTTAGCTATCGACTAGGTGAATATGTAATTATAAACGCAACGGTGAAAGTGAAGAACGAAGGTACTGATGACGTAAGCAGTGGCGAGACCAATCATTTCGACATGAGACTTTATTTCAGCAATGATATGGATTTGGAGGATGCTACTATGAAAACACCACGTACAGGGATTTCCGTCGACGTTGATGAGAGTGATAAATTGAAAGGAGATTATCCTGGTTCAACATATACACCGCCAAGTCCTGCTCAAAACATTACGTTTTCAGCTAATGTGTCTATGCCGGCCAACAACTGCACCAAGTATTCTCATCTGTGTGCCTCATTGAAGATTTCAGTTAATACTAATGATGGTGATGCCAGTAACGAATTCAAGTGTTTGGCCCTGACTGCACAGCCGCCACTCGGAGCTGGTTTCAGAGATT GCCGACCCTCATCGTCAAGTTTGTTATTGCCATCGCTGTACAATGTGGTCATACTTGGATTCCTGCTACCTATATTGATTGTGATGGTGTAG